A genomic segment from Deinococcus sp. YIM 77859 encodes:
- the tig gene encoding trigger factor encodes MAELISREGNKVQFRVAVPAAEVNRAYDQVWAGLSRDVRVPGFRPGKAPRKVLESRVGKGYVENEVRERLLQVHFPQAARELKLSLVDAQIDPGTLASGEPFTFTVRGETYPEVTLGDWRSAKLSAAAPEITDEVLERTLADLQERNATFQTADRPIEATDQVTIEELGEEGGSYPVYLDVAEPHVRDALIGKNVGDEVEITVPAHQHGDHEHPEHTVRVRVQGVQTKQLQPLDDEFAKSLNFESLERLRTDLRAELERRARQEGDAARREEFINLLVEGMQVDIPQALIDRRRQAMLEEIQDDLGRQGVKWDEYETFMREQGKLDEFMADLAKNAENRVKRDLALEKLAEDLGVQLSDAEFSSTMNALAQANGLTPQQLQSQLGPNGINAYYVSLTREKALQQALGELGNQAQGEPATPEAGTAQPEEASPAAGESQEEKPGE; translated from the coding sequence ATGGCAGAGCTGATCAGTAGAGAAGGCAACAAGGTGCAATTCCGAGTCGCGGTGCCCGCCGCCGAGGTGAACCGCGCCTACGACCAGGTGTGGGCGGGGCTCTCGCGCGACGTGCGCGTGCCCGGCTTTCGGCCCGGCAAGGCTCCGCGCAAGGTGCTTGAAAGCCGCGTGGGCAAGGGGTACGTCGAGAACGAGGTGCGCGAGCGCTTGCTCCAGGTGCATTTTCCGCAGGCGGCCCGCGAACTGAAGCTCAGCCTGGTGGACGCGCAGATTGACCCCGGGACGCTGGCGAGCGGTGAGCCCTTCACCTTTACGGTGCGCGGCGAGACGTACCCCGAAGTCACGCTGGGCGACTGGCGCTCGGCGAAGCTCAGCGCGGCTGCCCCCGAGATCACTGATGAGGTGCTGGAGCGCACGCTGGCCGACCTCCAGGAGCGCAACGCGACCTTCCAGACGGCGGACCGCCCCATCGAGGCGACCGATCAGGTCACCATCGAGGAACTCGGCGAGGAGGGCGGCAGCTACCCGGTGTACCTGGATGTGGCCGAGCCCCACGTACGCGACGCGCTGATTGGCAAGAACGTCGGCGACGAGGTGGAGATCACGGTCCCTGCCCACCAGCACGGCGATCACGAGCACCCGGAGCACACCGTGCGGGTGCGGGTGCAGGGCGTGCAGACCAAGCAGCTTCAGCCCCTTGACGACGAGTTTGCGAAGAGCCTGAATTTCGAGAGCCTGGAACGGTTGCGCACCGATCTGCGCGCCGAACTCGAGCGCCGCGCCCGCCAGGAGGGTGACGCGGCCCGCCGCGAGGAATTCATCAACCTGCTTGTGGAGGGCATGCAGGTGGATATTCCCCAGGCGCTGATCGACCGCCGCCGTCAAGCCATGCTGGAAGAAATCCAGGACGACCTGGGTCGCCAGGGCGTGAAGTGGGACGAGTACGAGACCTTTATGCGCGAGCAGGGCAAGCTCGACGAGTTCATGGCGGACCTCGCCAAGAACGCCGAGAACCGTGTGAAGCGTGACCTGGCCCTGGAAAAGCTGGCCGAGGACCTGGGTGTGCAGCTCAGCGACGCCGAGTTCAGCAGCACCATGAATGCCCTCGCGCAGGCGAATGGCCTCACGCCCCAGCAGCTTCAGAGCCAGCTTGGGCCCAACGGCATCAACGCCTACTACGTCAGTTTGACCCGCGAAAAGGCTCTTCAGCAGGCCCTTGGCGAGTTGGGGAACCAGGCGCAGGGCGAGCCCGCCACTCCGGAAGCGGGAACGGCACAGCCTGAAGAGGCAAGCCCCGCTGCGGGCGAGAGCCAGGAAGAGAAGCCGGGCGAGTAA
- the fabD gene encoding ACP S-malonyltransferase, with product MTVTAPHIAALFPGQGSHAVGMGADLTAAFPQAERVYAEAEATLPGLRALIEEGPLEALTLTANQQPALVAASVAAYRAWQAQTGLTPAFGAGHSLGEYSALVAAGALSLTDALRLTRRRGELMQEAVPVGSGAMSAVMGDPEVVREVCAAVALTSGVVQPANFNAPTQTVISGEKAAVEAAAAELKARGLKVVPLKVSAPFHCALMQPAQDALTPDLRATTFHAPAFPVYANVTAEANRDPTALPDLLARQITGSVRWVETIQALAAAGAEVFIEFGPGTVLTGLVKRILPEAQTVNVGTAEQVLRFQLPVVGRPH from the coding sequence ATGACGGTCACCGCCCCCCACATAGCGGCCCTCTTTCCCGGCCAGGGCTCGCACGCGGTCGGTATGGGTGCGGACCTCACCGCCGCCTTTCCCCAGGCAGAGCGCGTGTATGCCGAGGCCGAGGCCACCCTGCCCGGGCTGCGCGCCCTGATCGAGGAGGGGCCGCTCGAGGCCCTCACCCTCACTGCCAACCAGCAGCCAGCGCTGGTGGCCGCCTCCGTCGCGGCCTACCGGGCGTGGCAGGCTCAGACGGGCCTGACCCCCGCGTTTGGAGCGGGGCACTCGCTGGGCGAGTATTCGGCGCTGGTGGCGGCCGGAGCCCTGAGCCTCACGGACGCGTTGCGGCTCACGCGGCGGCGCGGCGAGCTGATGCAGGAGGCCGTGCCCGTCGGCAGCGGGGCGATGAGCGCCGTGATGGGGGATCCGGAGGTGGTCCGTGAGGTCTGCGCCGCTGTCGCGCTCACCTCCGGCGTCGTGCAGCCCGCGAACTTCAACGCACCTACCCAGACGGTCATCTCCGGTGAAAAGGCCGCCGTGGAGGCTGCCGCCGCCGAACTCAAGGCGCGGGGGCTCAAGGTGGTCCCCCTCAAGGTGAGCGCGCCCTTCCACTGTGCGCTGATGCAGCCCGCGCAGGACGCGCTCACGCCGGACCTCAGGGCGACGACCTTTCACGCGCCCGCCTTTCCGGTGTACGCGAACGTCACCGCAGAGGCGAACCGCGATCCCACCGCGCTTCCGGACCTCCTCGCGCGGCAGATCACCGGGAGCGTGCGCTGGGTGGAAACCATTCAGGCGCTGGCCGCTGCTGGTGCCGAGGTGTTTATCGAGTTCGGCCCCGGTACGGTCCTCACGGGGTTGGTGAAGCGGATTCTGCCGGAGGCGCAGACCGTGAATGTCGGGACGGCGGAGCAGGTGCTAAGGTTCCAGCTGCCCGTCGTCGGTCGCCCGCACTGA
- a CDS encoding beta-ketoacyl-ACP synthase III, with the protein MNTFSGATASRPSLGITALGTYVPERIVTNADFEARLDTSAEWIESRTGIRERRFAAPDEFTSDLGVKAVQDMLARDPEALREVDVVICATATPDALFPSTAALIAGQVGLTGAGAFDLSTACSGFVYGLSLAQGLILGGTARRVLVVGAETLSRLVDQNDRSTAILFGDGAGAAVVGPVPPGHGFQDFVLGADSAGGPSLFARCMADRLPGGFAMGEQVGMNGREVFKFAVRVLGDSGNEVLAKSGLASTDVDWVVPHQANIRIIEAANERFGVPMHQTVVNLDRYGNTSSATVPLALREAVDDGRIQQGQQLLLVAFGGGLSWAACTMKWWSGAPSLTARTTRAEVTA; encoded by the coding sequence ATGAACACCTTTAGCGGGGCTACCGCCAGCCGCCCCAGCCTAGGCATCACCGCTCTGGGAACCTACGTGCCCGAGCGGATCGTGACCAATGCGGACTTCGAGGCGCGCCTAGACACAAGCGCCGAGTGGATCGAGAGCCGCACCGGGATCCGCGAGCGCCGCTTTGCCGCCCCGGATGAGTTCACATCGGACCTGGGGGTAAAGGCCGTGCAGGACATGCTCGCGCGGGATCCAGAGGCCCTGCGGGAGGTAGACGTGGTGATCTGCGCGACCGCGACGCCCGATGCCCTGTTTCCCTCCACCGCGGCCCTGATTGCCGGACAGGTGGGGCTCACCGGCGCCGGAGCCTTTGACCTCTCGACCGCGTGCAGCGGCTTTGTGTACGGCCTTAGCCTGGCGCAGGGCCTGATTCTGGGGGGGACAGCGCGGCGCGTGCTGGTGGTGGGCGCGGAAACGCTGTCGCGGCTGGTGGACCAGAATGACCGCAGCACCGCCATCCTGTTTGGAGACGGGGCGGGCGCGGCGGTTGTGGGTCCGGTTCCGCCGGGGCACGGCTTTCAGGACTTCGTGCTGGGCGCCGACAGCGCGGGTGGCCCCAGCCTCTTTGCCCGCTGTATGGCAGACCGCCTGCCCGGCGGCTTCGCGATGGGGGAGCAGGTGGGCATGAATGGCCGCGAGGTCTTTAAGTTCGCGGTGCGGGTGCTGGGTGACAGCGGCAACGAGGTGCTGGCCAAGAGTGGCCTTGCGAGTACGGACGTCGATTGGGTGGTGCCCCATCAGGCCAACATCCGCATCATCGAGGCGGCCAACGAGCGGTTTGGGGTGCCCATGCACCAGACGGTGGTCAACCTCGACCGCTACGGCAACACCTCCAGCGCCACGGTGCCCCTCGCCCTGCGCGAGGCGGTGGACGACGGCCGTATTCAGCAGGGCCAGCAACTGCTGCTCGTGGCCTTTGGTGGCGGCCTGAGTTGGGCCGCCTGCACGATGAAGTGGTGGTCAGGTGCTCCCAGCCTGACCGCTCGGACCACACGTGCAGAGGTGACGGCATGA